The Lysobacter enzymogenes DNA segment CCGGGTTCCTTGCGCGCGGTTTCGTCGTGGAAGCGGCCTTGCGCGTCGAACCAGGTCAGCCCGTACACCGCGGTCGCGCGCAGACGCAGGCTGGAGGCGAGATCCAACTGCGCCAGCCGCGCATGGGTCGCGATCGCCACCGCGCACAGCGCCGCCACGCACAGCAGCCAGGCCAGCGTCCACACCGCGCTCAGGCGCAGGTGCAGCCCGCGCAGCAGACGCTCACGAGCGCGCGGCATCGGGCGCGTCCAGCCGATAGCCCGAACCGCGCACGGTGCGTAGCAGCGGCGGGTCGCCGAGCTTGCGCCGCAGCGTTGCGATCAGCACTTCTTCGGCGTTCGAGGCCGGTTGCTGTTCCTCGCCCCAGCACGCCGCGAGGATGGCCTGGCGCGGCACCGCCTGTCCCGCGCGTTCGGCCAGCAGTTGCAGCAGCGCGAATTCCTTCGGCCGCAGCGGCAGCGCGATGCCGGCGCGGCGCGCCTCGCGCCGGCCCAGGTCGACTTCCAGATCGGCGATGCGGATCGTGCTCGGCACGATCGCGCCGCCGCGGCGGCCGATGGCACCGATGCGCGCGACCAGTTCGTCCATCGAAAAAGGTTTGACCAGATAGTCGTCGGCGCCGCCGGCGAAACCTTCGATGCGGTCGGCGACCGCGTCGCGCGCGGTCAGGAACAACGCCGGCGTGGCGATGCCGCGTTGGCGCCAGCGTTGCAGCGCGGCGAGCGCGTCGCCGTCGGGCAGGGTGCGGTCGAGCACCAGCGCGCCGTAGGCGTAGGACTGCACGAACGATTCGGCCTCGGCGAGGTCGCCGGCTTCGTCCACCGCGTGCCCGTGCGCGCGCAGGCGGCCGGCGACGGCGTCGCGCAGATCGGATTGGTCTTCGAGCAACAGGACGCGCATGGGCCGCAGCTTACCCGCGCGGATGCACAGGCGGATGAAGCCGCGCGGCCGCCGGCCGGGCCGGATGCGCCAAGGGCGGCTCACTGCGGACGGGCGCAGGCGTTGGAATACTCGTCGGCGACCTGGACAGTCAGTTCGCGCAGCCGCGCCCGCGGATACCAACGGCCCTGCGCCATCACGCCCAGCGGTTGCGCAAGCGTGGCCAGGTCGTCGAGCGGATCGGTCGCCGACAGCAGCAGGTCGGCGCGGTAGCCCGGCGCGATCCGGCCGAAGCGGTCGCCGCCCGGCCGGTGCTGGGCGATGAAGTCCCCGGGCGTGCGCGTGGCCGCGCGCAAGGCGCGATAGCGGCTCACGCCGGCGGCTTCCAGCGCGGCCAACTGCGCGTGCAGCGCCGAGCCGGGAAACATCCCGGGCACCACCGGCGCGTCGGTGCCGGTCATCAGCGGCAGGTCGGCGGCGGCCATGGCCGCGACCAAGCGCTGCAGGAACGCGAGCCGCGGCGCCAGCGTGCCGGTGCGCGCGGCATAGGCGTCGCCGCGCCGGCGCCATTCCAGGCGCTCTTCGGGCGCCAGCCAGCCCGCTTGGGTTTGCTTCAGATACGCTTCGGTCGCGCCGGCCCGGCCCCATTGCGATGCGACCGCCGCGTAGGTGGCCAAGTCGGCGGTCGCATAGGTGCCATGGCGCTTGAGCGCGGCGACGACCGCGTCGATGCGGGCCGGATCGGGC contains these protein-coding regions:
- a CDS encoding winged helix-turn-helix domain-containing protein translates to MRVLLLEDQSDLRDAVAGRLRAHGHAVDEAGDLAEAESFVQSYAYGALVLDRTLPDGDALAALQRWRQRGIATPALFLTARDAVADRIEGFAGGADDYLVKPFSMDELVARIGAIGRRGGAIVPSTIRIADLEVDLGRREARRAGIALPLRPKEFALLQLLAERAGQAVPRQAILAACWGEEQQPASNAEEVLIATLRRKLGDPPLLRTVRGSGYRLDAPDAARS